One window of Manihot esculenta cultivar AM560-2 chromosome 17, M.esculenta_v8, whole genome shotgun sequence genomic DNA carries:
- the LOC110607424 gene encoding metalloendoproteinase 1 — MNHYTKKAITLKRKLPMAPKFTHLLSTFLMLLFSMHLLLAQSRTLKPEGHHVGNTLKFLQSLKQVQKGQNVIGLSEVKKQLNKFGYYPSGDANNLTDDFDESLESALKTYQNFYQLEVTGNLDSATIKKMMIPRCGVPDIINHTSSSKPTSSSHKSKMFHMVSHYDFPRGMPRWPSSKYELTYTFRSGVQNPNEQDMRSACSQAFQRWESVSQFKFQEAPAGSQADIVIGFYRGDHGDEDPFDGPGNILAHSFSPQDGRFHYDADEDWSSNPNMNQMDLESVAVHEIGHLLGLAHSQDSNAIMYATIPPGTIKRELTQDDIDGIHALYDN; from the coding sequence ATGAACCACTACACCAAGAAAGCCATTACTTTAAAAAGAAAACTACCAATGGCTCCCAAATTCACCCATCTTCTATCCACATTCCTCATGCTACTCTTTTCAATGCATCTCCTTTTAGCTCAGTCTAGAACTCTCAAACCTGAAGGTCATCATGTGGGAAACACTCTCAAATTCCTTCAAAGCCTAAAGCAAGTCCAAAAGGGCCAAAATGTTATTGGCCTTAGTGAGGTGAAGAAACAACTCAATAAATTTGGATACTACCCAAGTGGTGATGCCAATAATCTAACTGATGATTTTGATGAGAGTTTGGAGTCTGCGCTTAAGACTTACCAAAACTTCTATCAGCTTGAAGTTACTGGGAATCTTGATTCTGCTACCATCAAGAAGATGATGATCCCACGATGTGGAGTCCCTGACATAATCAATCACACATcctcatcaaaaccaaccagcAGTAGCCACAAGTCGAAAATGTTCCATATGGTTTCCCACTATGATTTTCCCAGGGGGATGCCCAGATGGCCATCTTCTAAGTATGAACTCACCTACACATTTCGCTCTGGAGTTCAAAACCCAAATGAGCAAGACATGAGGTCTGCTTGTTCTCAAGCTTTTCAGAGATGGGAGAGTGTTTCCCAATTCAAATTCCAAGAAGCACCTGCAGGTTCTCAAGCAGATATTGTAATCGGGTTTTACAGAGGTGATCATGGAGATGAAGATCCTTTTGATGGGCCTGGAAATATTTTGGCTCATTCATTTTCTCCCCAAGATGGAAGATTCCATTATGATGCAGATGAGGATTGGAGTAGTAATCCCAACATGAACCAGATGGACTTGGAATCAGTAGCTGTTCATGAGATTGGTCATCTCCTCGGGCTTGCACACAGTCAGGATTCAAATGCCATTATGTATGCAACTATTCCACCAGGGACTATCAAAAGGGAGCTTACCCAAGATGATATTGATGGAATACATGCTCTCTACGATAATTAA